A DNA window from Arachis duranensis cultivar V14167 chromosome 3, aradu.V14167.gnm2.J7QH, whole genome shotgun sequence contains the following coding sequences:
- the LOC127745514 gene encoding uncharacterized protein LOC127745514, with translation MMSGSRSGDLPSQSIGSHESNSSMRQKRKMKDQTCFCGLKTTIKKSDTRENLDRLFHTCARYPKGSYCNFFRWVEEDGYVAGAETDAEIGGDYDEWRLNVSWRLGSLEGEVRAMKMLILFLSVAVVVATVFCVSLFFTLISK, from the exons ATGATGAGTGGAAGCCGCAGTGGTGACCTGCCGTCGCAGTCTATCGGTAGCCATGAGTCGAACTCTTCCATGCGacagaagaggaagatgaaggACCAGACTTGCTTTTGTGGGTTGAAGACGACAATCAAAAAATCCGACACAAGAGAGAATCTGGACAGGTTGTTCCACACTTGTGCGAGATACCCG AAAGGAAGCTACTGCAACTTCTTTAGGTGGGTTGAGGAAGATGGGTATGTAGCAGGGGCGGAAACTGATGCAGAGATTGGTGGGGATTATGATGAATGGAGACTGAATGTGTCATGGAGATTGGGTAGCTTGGAGGGTGAGGTTAGAGCAATGAAGATGCTAATATTGTTCCTGTCAGTTGCAGTGGTCGTAGCTACTGTATTTTGTGTATCACTGTTTTTTACGTTAATCTCCAAGTAA